The following proteins are encoded in a genomic region of Spirosoma sp. SC4-14:
- a CDS encoding MFS transporter, whose amino-acid sequence MLSGKIKNYRWLIVVLLFTATTINYLDRQIIGLLKPILEKEFSWTETDFAHIVMAFTAAYAVGLLLFGWIIDRIGTKAGYSVTIIIWSIAGMLHAVARSVFGFSLARIGLGIGEAGNYPAAVKTVAEWFPKKERGLATGLFNAGTSIGVVVAVLVVPWILTTYGWHEVFWITGALGFVWLLVWLLFYEVPAKQSRLTTDEYTYITSGQETAAEAANDKAPIKWFTLFTYPQTWAMIVGKGLIDPIYWFFLFWLPSYFSSTFNLDLKKPSLELMLIYTATTLGSIGGGYLSSRLIKSGWPTLKARKTVLFAFAVIEVSIMLAQYITDVWVAVGLLSLAVAIHQAWATNVFTLASDLFPKKAVSSVVGIAGTAGALGGILFPMLVGSLLDDYKAAGNLSGGYNVIFTICAFTYLIAWTIIHLLTRKVKSELVIE is encoded by the coding sequence ATGCTAAGCGGAAAAATCAAAAATTATCGATGGTTGATTGTCGTTCTGTTATTCACGGCCACAACAATCAACTACCTCGATCGGCAAATTATAGGGTTGCTGAAACCCATACTGGAGAAAGAATTTAGCTGGACGGAAACCGATTTTGCGCATATTGTTATGGCCTTTACGGCGGCTTATGCCGTTGGATTACTCCTCTTTGGCTGGATTATTGATCGAATCGGGACCAAAGCCGGATACTCGGTAACAATCATAATCTGGAGTATTGCCGGCATGCTTCATGCTGTGGCCCGTAGTGTGTTTGGCTTTAGCCTGGCCAGGATTGGGTTGGGCATTGGCGAAGCAGGTAATTATCCTGCTGCCGTAAAAACAGTGGCCGAATGGTTTCCGAAGAAAGAACGCGGGCTGGCAACCGGACTCTTCAATGCCGGAACCAGCATTGGGGTTGTAGTTGCCGTTTTGGTTGTTCCATGGATATTGACTACCTACGGCTGGCACGAAGTCTTCTGGATAACGGGAGCGCTAGGGTTTGTGTGGCTACTTGTATGGCTACTGTTTTATGAGGTGCCAGCGAAGCAGTCGCGACTGACGACCGACGAATACACCTACATTACGTCGGGTCAGGAAACCGCGGCCGAGGCTGCCAACGACAAGGCCCCCATCAAATGGTTTACGTTATTTACCTACCCCCAGACCTGGGCCATGATTGTGGGCAAAGGACTAATCGACCCGATCTACTGGTTTTTTCTGTTCTGGCTTCCTTCTTATTTCTCATCGACGTTTAATCTGGACCTGAAAAAACCAAGTCTGGAACTGATGCTCATTTATACTGCCACTACCTTAGGGAGCATTGGGGGAGGCTATCTGTCGTCGCGGCTCATCAAAAGTGGCTGGCCCACGCTGAAAGCTCGGAAAACTGTGCTCTTTGCGTTTGCCGTAATCGAAGTGTCGATTATGCTGGCACAGTACATTACAGATGTATGGGTAGCTGTTGGCTTGTTAAGCCTGGCGGTTGCCATACATCAGGCCTGGGCTACCAACGTCTTTACACTGGCATCGGACCTGTTCCCGAAAAAAGCCGTGAGCTCGGTAGTCGGCATTGCGGGCACGGCCGGAGCGTTGGGCGGCATCCTGTTTCCAATGCTGGTGGGAAGCCTGCTCGACGACTATAAGGCTGCGGGAAATCTGTCGGGTGGCTACAACGTCATTTTCACCATTTGCGCCTTTACCTACCTCATTGCCTGGACTATTATCCACCTGCTGACCCGAAAGGTTAAAAGTGAATTAGTGATTGAATGA
- a CDS encoding bifunctional 4-hydroxy-2-oxoglutarate aldolase/2-dehydro-3-deoxy-phosphogluconate aldolase: MNTTERAFSWELFNKAPLVGIIRGLLADEVSQILPLYRDAGLTTIEITMNTAGAEAIIADALTAHSNGLNIGAGTVCTKDELEKALDAGAQFIVTPIINKKVIKACVKRGIPIFPGAYTPTEAYMAWSLGASMVKIFPATSLGPSYIKELKAPLNQLKVMPTGGISLDNMSAYLKAGADGLGVGSQLLDKTLIAQKKWPELKAHFANFLAAYQSVIGR, from the coding sequence ATGAATACAACCGAACGTGCATTTTCGTGGGAGTTATTTAATAAAGCACCATTGGTCGGTATTATTCGTGGCCTGTTGGCCGATGAAGTTAGTCAGATTTTGCCTCTCTATCGGGACGCTGGTCTGACAACCATTGAAATCACAATGAACACCGCTGGCGCCGAAGCCATCATTGCCGATGCGTTGACGGCACATAGTAACGGCTTAAATATTGGTGCCGGAACGGTTTGTACGAAAGATGAGCTGGAAAAGGCGCTGGATGCCGGAGCCCAGTTTATTGTTACCCCCATCATCAACAAGAAAGTGATTAAAGCCTGCGTTAAGCGGGGCATTCCTATTTTTCCGGGCGCTTATACGCCTACCGAAGCCTATATGGCGTGGTCGCTCGGAGCGTCGATGGTGAAGATTTTTCCGGCTACTTCGCTGGGACCTTCCTATATCAAGGAACTGAAAGCTCCTCTGAATCAATTGAAAGTGATGCCTACGGGCGGAATCAGTCTGGACAATATGAGCGCCTATCTGAAGGCCGGTGCCGATGGCCTTGGCGTTGGAAGTCAGTTGCTCGATAAAACGCTGATTGCCCAGAAAAAATGGCCGGAGCTGAAAGCACACTTTGCCAATTTCCTGGCGGCTTATCAGTCGGTCATTGGTCGCTAA